The following DNA comes from Janthinobacterium sp. TB1-E2.
GCATGACAAGGCCATCGACGCCTTCATCGAAGTCGTCAAGCTGGATCCGGAATCGGCCGATATGCACTTTGCGCTGGGCAATCTGTTCCGCCGCCGCGGCGAAACGGAGCGCGCAATTCGCGTACACCAGAACTTGCTGGCGCGCCCGGACCTGCCGCTGGAACAGCAGGGCCACGCCGCCTACGAGCTGGGCATGGATTACCTGAAGGCGGGCTTGCTGGACCGTGCCGAAGAAACCTTCAACAGCCTGATCGACACGCAATATGCGGCCCAGGCGCGCCGCGCGCTGCTGGAAATCTACCAGCGCGAAAAGGAATGGCCACGTGCCATCGAAGCGGCTGTGGGCTTGCAGGAATCGGGCGCCGGTGCGCGCCAGAAGGAAATCGCCCAGTTCTATTGCGAACTGGCGCATGACGCCCTCGTGCACATGAAGCCGGACGACGCCATGCCGCTGCTGGAAAAAGCCCTGCAGACGGACCGCAAGAGCGTGCGCGCCACCATCCTGACGGGCGACGTGCTGCTGGCGCGCGGCGACGTGGAAGGCGCGCTGACCACCTGGCGCCGCGTGGAGCAGCAAAGTGTGCCGCACGTGGCCCTGGTGGCGCAGCGCCTGATGGATGGCTATACCAAGCTGGGCCGTCCACAGGAAGGCGTCAACCTGCTGCGTTCCTACCTGGAAGAGGCGTCGTCGATCGACCTGATCGAAGTCGTCTTCAAGGCCGTCATCGAGCTCGACGGCGTGGAAGCGGCGAAGCAGCTGGTCAGCGCCGAGCTGCGCCGCACGCCGACCCTGCTGGGCCTCGATAAACTGCTGGAAGCGCGCATGATGGATGCGCCGGCCGCGATCTGGTCCGAGCTGTCGATGGTGAAAAACCTCGTGCACGGCTACACGCAGAAGCTGGCCCGCTACCAGTGCAGCCACTGCGGTTTCAAGGCGCGCCAGTTCTACTGGCACTGCCCTGGCTGCAACAAGTGGGAGACTTACCCACCACGCCGCACAGAAGAACTCAATGTCATGAACTGATTCGTACACGTCACCTTGCCCTGAGCAATGTGGCGTGTACTTCTATGTAAGACCTGCTTTTTATCCATACGGTACATCCATGAAAATCACTATTATCGGCACCGGCTATGTTGGCCTCGTGACCGGCGCCTGCCTGGCGGAGCTGGGCAACGACGTCTTTTGCCTCGACCTGGACGCACAGAAGGTCGCCTTGCTCAACAGCGGCGGCATTCCCATCCATGAACCGGGCCTGGAAGAAGTCGTGGCGCGCAACCGCGCCGCCGGGCGCATGACCTTTTCCACCGACATTGAAGCGGCGGCCGCGCACGGCGTGATGCAATTCATCGCCGTCGGCACGCCGCCCGACGAAGACGGCTCGGCCGACCTGCAATACGTGCTGGCCGCCGCGCGCGGCATCGGCAAGTACATGACGGACTTCAAGGTCATCGTCGACAAGTCCACCGTGCCCGTCGGTACGGCCGAAAAAGTACGCGCCGCCATCCAGGGCGAACTCGATGCGCGCGGCGTGGCCGCCACGTTCTCGGTCGCGTCGAACCCGGAATTCCTCAAGGAAGGCGCGGCCGTCGAAGACTTCATGCGCCCCGACCGCATCGTCATCGGCGTTGACGCCACGCCGGAAGGCGAGCGCGCGCGCGAACTGCTGAAAAGCCTGTACGCGCCGTTCAACCGCAACCACGAACGCACTTACTGGATGGACGTGCGCTCGGCCGAATTCACGAAGTATGCGGCCAACGCCATGCTGGCCACGCGCATCTCGTTCATGAATGAACTGGCGAACCTGGCCGACAAGGTGGGCGTCGACATCGAAGCCGTG
Coding sequences within:
- a CDS encoding UDP-glucose dehydrogenase family protein; translation: MKITIIGTGYVGLVTGACLAELGNDVFCLDLDAQKVALLNSGGIPIHEPGLEEVVARNRAAGRMTFSTDIEAAAAHGVMQFIAVGTPPDEDGSADLQYVLAAARGIGKYMTDFKVIVDKSTVPVGTAEKVRAAIQGELDARGVAATFSVASNPEFLKEGAAVEDFMRPDRIVIGVDATPEGERARELLKSLYAPFNRNHERTYWMDVRSAEFTKYAANAMLATRISFMNELANLADKVGVDIEAVRHGIGSDPRIGYSFLYAGCGYGGSCFPKDVQALERTARGHGQELLILRAVEAVNDQQKQVLGRKVVTRFGEDLTGRHFAVWGLAFKPNTDDMREASARVLLADLLARGATVAVYDPVAMAEARRVLQLDLTPEQLAKVRFADSSKDALQDADALVIVTEWKAFRSPDFEQVKARLKQAVIFDGRNLFEPAVMAENGIEYHGIGRSILTRA
- the lapB gene encoding lipopolysaccharide assembly protein LapB; translation: MDFELWWLLGIPMFFALGWIAARVDIHQLVSESRSLPRNYFKGLNFLLNEQHDKAIDAFIEVVKLDPESADMHFALGNLFRRRGETERAIRVHQNLLARPDLPLEQQGHAAYELGMDYLKAGLLDRAEETFNSLIDTQYAAQARRALLEIYQREKEWPRAIEAAVGLQESGAGARQKEIAQFYCELAHDALVHMKPDDAMPLLEKALQTDRKSVRATILTGDVLLARGDVEGALTTWRRVEQQSVPHVALVAQRLMDGYTKLGRPQEGVNLLRSYLEEASSIDLIEVVFKAVIELDGVEAAKQLVSAELRRTPTLLGLDKLLEARMMDAPAAIWSELSMVKNLVHGYTQKLARYQCSHCGFKARQFYWHCPGCNKWETYPPRRTEELNVMN